A window of Bacteroidota bacterium contains these coding sequences:
- a CDS encoding alkaline phosphatase family protein encodes MRKFLLSLFVWAWATASGGLAQAPEPRLVVLLAVDQFRGDYPDRFAAHFSGGLRRLFAEGRHYANADLNYASTETGPGHATMATGTYPRVHGIHGNDWIDRTTGRSVYCVGDPEAGPVDGLGGGSSPRNLRVSALGDWLKAASPRSKVVAISGKDRAAVLLGGQRPDAAYWYESRSGQWVSSSYYLKRLPEWVRRYNARRWVYNQVPEAWTRLEPESLYARQGPDAFPFETPWNGSTAFPHPFDPARKPAQVGNAPFLDAYTLDFAWQAVRAERLGRRGVVDLLCIGLSATDYVGHAFGPDSHELLDQLLRLDRELGRFLERLERYVGRDRLLVILTADHGVLELPEFLEQFRGLAARRLLYGQAIEPGLERLNRALGLLWGVEEPLLLPGYMLNYAAAARVGVDSLTLERYVREGLLRIPGVADVYLRRELMREGDPDRPYLGHFRRSYHPPRGEDLQIRYCERCLVTSRPTGTTHGSPYRYDTHVPIVFWGAGVRPGRVAEPVYTVDIAPTVARLLGIPYPDTVSGRPLDVANR; translated from the coding sequence ATGCGCAAGTTCCTGCTGAGCCTTTTTGTGTGGGCCTGGGCTACCGCCTCAGGAGGCCTTGCCCAAGCGCCCGAGCCCAGGCTGGTGGTGTTGTTGGCCGTGGATCAGTTTCGCGGCGACTATCCGGATCGGTTCGCGGCGCACTTTAGCGGGGGCCTGCGGCGCCTGTTCGCGGAGGGCCGCCACTACGCGAACGCCGACCTCAATTACGCCTCCACGGAAACCGGTCCCGGGCATGCCACGATGGCCACGGGGACTTATCCGCGCGTGCACGGCATCCACGGCAACGATTGGATAGACCGGACCACCGGGCGCAGCGTCTACTGCGTGGGCGACCCGGAGGCCGGACCCGTAGACGGGTTGGGTGGGGGGAGTTCCCCGCGCAACCTGCGCGTTAGCGCCTTGGGCGACTGGCTTAAGGCCGCCTCCCCGCGCTCAAAAGTTGTCGCGATCTCCGGAAAAGACCGGGCCGCTGTGCTCCTGGGCGGGCAGCGGCCCGATGCGGCTTATTGGTACGAATCCCGATCCGGTCAGTGGGTGAGCTCTTCGTATTACCTCAAGCGGCTTCCCGAATGGGTGCGCCGATACAATGCACGGCGCTGGGTCTACAATCAGGTGCCCGAAGCCTGGACCCGGCTTGAGCCGGAGAGCCTGTACGCCCGGCAAGGTCCCGATGCGTTTCCCTTCGAGACGCCTTGGAACGGCTCAACGGCCTTCCCGCACCCCTTTGACCCGGCCCGCAAGCCCGCTCAGGTGGGCAATGCGCCCTTTCTGGACGCCTACACGCTGGACTTCGCTTGGCAAGCCGTGCGAGCCGAACGGCTCGGCCGACGCGGGGTAGTGGACCTGCTCTGTATAGGGCTTTCGGCCACGGACTATGTCGGGCACGCCTTCGGGCCAGACAGCCATGAGCTGCTGGACCAGCTGCTGCGTCTGGACCGCGAGCTGGGGCGTTTTCTAGAGCGCCTGGAGCGCTATGTGGGCCGGGATCGGCTCCTAGTAATCCTGACGGCCGATCACGGTGTACTGGAGTTGCCCGAATTTTTGGAGCAGTTCCGAGGGCTTGCCGCCCGGCGCCTGCTTTATGGTCAGGCGATAGAACCTGGGCTAGAGCGGCTCAACCGGGCCCTGGGTTTGCTCTGGGGCGTTGAGGAGCCCCTGCTGCTGCCCGGCTACATGCTGAACTACGCCGCTGCAGCTCGGGTCGGGGTCGATAGCCTCACGCTGGAGCGCTACGTGCGAGAGGGGCTGCTGCGCATCCCAGGCGTGGCGGATGTGTATCTGCGCCGCGAACTGATGCGCGAAGGCGATCCGGATCGGCCCTATCTGGGGCATTTCCGCCGCAGTTATCACCCTCCCCGGGGCGAGGATCTGCAGATTCGCTACTGCGAACGCTGCCTGGTCACGTCGCGTCCGACCGGCACCACGCACGGCTCTCCGTATCGCTACGACACCCACGTGCCCATAGTCTTCTGGGGGGCCGGTGTAAGACCCGGACGCGTAGCAGAACCCGTCTACACCGTAGATATCGCCCCAACGGTGGCACGCCTGCTCGGCATCCCGTATCCCGATACGGTCTCGGGAAGACCCCTGGACGTGGCGAACCGCTAG
- a CDS encoding GWxTD domain-containing protein — protein sequence MRGAAWGLMAVALWVWAGCGGAGRLGDDSRARAYTYEPGQPNFDIEVIGTLLEGQPGLDLYLGLSRAGFIYNRLGDRFVAHYEWQVRVLERSGRLPVWQESGLDSVVVSQYRDTQLFEPVRRYRRISLRPGLYQVEVQITDVETRKSARRLQTVEVPDLARQPLFMSRPRLEVRTPEGRFEPHPAQYVPIDTDSVRVNTQIFFTGSESVFDVQFRLLRFRSDTSIAAPPFWISPGYGSLAYLGIDYTRADTIQRVRRSLRGVRGELMIQFLLPRLSKGNYRAEIIALGQGGKARLEHRRDFAVRGPGFPHLSTLEDLIGPLYYIATPSEWRRLSAATTEEEKRREFERFWGGLFASEVQAQAVMKAYYTRVEEANLFFSGHKEGWKTDRGMLYIVYGAPLLVDSYLDYEVWRYTYAENDPLNVFLLQRARPHGADQPFEHFILQRQLYYEREWYRRVERWRRGEVL from the coding sequence ATGCGCGGCGCAGCGTGGGGCCTTATGGCGGTTGCGCTCTGGGTTTGGGCGGGCTGTGGAGGGGCCGGCCGTTTGGGAGATGACAGCCGGGCGCGCGCCTATACCTATGAGCCCGGACAGCCGAATTTCGATATCGAGGTCATCGGCACCCTACTGGAGGGGCAACCAGGGCTGGACCTCTACCTCGGCCTAAGCCGAGCGGGCTTTATCTACAACCGGCTCGGGGATCGTTTCGTGGCGCATTACGAATGGCAGGTGCGCGTCTTAGAGCGCTCCGGGCGCCTGCCTGTCTGGCAAGAGTCGGGATTGGATTCGGTTGTGGTCTCCCAATATCGGGACACGCAGCTCTTTGAACCCGTACGACGGTATCGCCGCATCTCGCTTCGGCCCGGATTGTATCAGGTCGAAGTACAAATTACGGACGTGGAGACACGCAAAAGCGCCCGAAGGCTGCAAACGGTTGAGGTGCCAGACCTTGCGCGGCAGCCCCTTTTCATGAGCCGACCCCGACTGGAGGTGCGCACCCCAGAGGGTCGCTTTGAACCTCATCCGGCTCAGTACGTCCCCATCGACACCGACTCGGTTCGGGTGAACACACAGATCTTCTTTACGGGCTCAGAATCGGTATTCGATGTGCAGTTTCGGTTGCTGCGCTTCCGCAGCGACACCAGCATCGCCGCCCCGCCGTTTTGGATCAGCCCCGGCTATGGCTCTTTGGCCTATTTGGGCATTGACTACACACGGGCCGATACGATCCAGCGCGTGCGCCGCAGCCTGCGCGGGGTGCGCGGAGAACTCATGATCCAGTTTTTGCTGCCCCGCCTGAGCAAGGGCAACTACCGAGCCGAGATCATAGCTCTGGGGCAGGGGGGCAAGGCGCGTCTTGAGCATCGACGCGACTTCGCCGTGCGCGGTCCAGGTTTTCCGCACCTGAGCACGTTAGAGGACCTCATCGGTCCCCTGTATTATATCGCCACCCCTTCGGAATGGCGACGTCTGAGCGCCGCCACCACAGAGGAGGAAAAACGACGCGAGTTTGAGCGCTTCTGGGGGGGGCTATTTGCCTCAGAGGTCCAGGCCCAGGCCGTCATGAAGGCCTATTACACCCGAGTCGAAGAGGCCAACTTGTTTTTCTCGGGCCACAAGGAGGGCTGGAAAACCGACCGCGGCATGCTCTACATCGTCTACGGCGCCCCCCTTTTGGTCGATAGCTACCTGGATTACGAGGTGTGGCGCTACACCTACGCCGAAAACGACCCCCTGAACGTGTTTCTGCTCCAACGCGCCCGCCCTCATGGGGCCGATCAGCCCTTTGAGCACTTCATCCTGCAGCGGCAGCTCTACTACGAGCGCGAATGGTATCGGCGGGTTGAACGCTGGCGGCGGGGTGAGGTCCTTTAA
- the mnmA gene encoding tRNA 2-thiouridine(34) synthase MnmA: MSRLGRVLVAMSGGVDSSTAAALLQEQGYEVIGITMKTWDYATSGGNTARSAGCCSLDDIQDARRVAVRLGFPHYIVDLRQEFGDWVIERFVSDYLAGRTPNPCVLCNTHIKWDALLRRADLLGCDYIATGHYARIRQEGGRYALARARDLDKDQSYVLWGLSQEQLARTLFPLGAYTKAEVRAMARQYGLEHVAQKRDSYEICFVPDNDYRRFLRSRLPELDERLQGGLMRLRDGTVVGTHEGYPFYTIGQRRGLGIALGRPVYVTRIEPETNTLYVGEASELLHRALVATGANAVKYPPFETPRSGWAKIRYKDEGAPCVAYWREGRLYVHFSEPRRAITPGQAVVFYEADEVVAGAWIERVLEQEEV, encoded by the coding sequence ATGAGCCGTCTGGGTCGGGTTCTGGTCGCCATGAGCGGGGGAGTGGACAGCTCCACCGCGGCCGCGCTGTTGCAGGAACAGGGCTACGAGGTGATCGGGATCACCATGAAAACCTGGGACTACGCCACCAGCGGCGGCAACACGGCCCGAAGCGCGGGCTGCTGCTCCCTGGACGATATCCAGGATGCCCGCCGTGTGGCGGTACGCTTAGGCTTTCCGCACTACATCGTGGACCTGCGTCAGGAGTTCGGCGACTGGGTCATCGAACGCTTTGTCTCGGACTATCTAGCCGGTCGCACCCCCAATCCATGCGTGCTCTGCAATACCCACATCAAGTGGGACGCCCTGCTGCGCCGGGCTGACTTGTTGGGCTGCGACTACATCGCCACGGGTCATTACGCGCGCATCCGACAGGAGGGCGGCCGCTATGCGCTGGCGCGCGCCAGGGACCTGGATAAGGACCAAAGCTATGTCCTTTGGGGGTTGAGCCAGGAGCAGCTGGCCCGCACGCTCTTCCCCCTGGGCGCTTACACCAAAGCCGAGGTGCGCGCCATGGCCCGACAATACGGACTAGAGCACGTGGCCCAGAAGCGAGATAGCTACGAGATTTGCTTTGTGCCCGATAACGACTATCGGCGTTTTCTCCGATCCCGCCTTCCGGAGCTCGATGAGCGCCTGCAGGGCGGCCTGATGCGCCTTCGGGATGGCACTGTGGTGGGAACGCATGAGGGCTATCCCTTCTATACTATCGGCCAACGCCGAGGACTGGGCATCGCTCTGGGCCGTCCCGTGTACGTGACGCGGATTGAGCCCGAAACCAACACGCTGTACGTGGGGGAGGCTTCGGAGCTTCTGCATCGGGCCCTTGTGGCCACCGGAGCCAACGCCGTAAAGTATCCTCCCTTCGAGACCCCCCGATCCGGCTGGGCCAAGATCCGCTATAAAGACGAGGGCGCTCCGTGCGTGGCCTACTGGCGGGAGGGCCGCCTATACGTGCACTTTTCAGAGCCTCGGCGCGCCATCACCCCGGGGCAGGCCGTGGTCTTCTACGAAGCCGATGAGGTCGTGGCCGGAGCCTGGATCGAGCGGGTGCTCGAGCAGGAGGAGGTGTGA
- a CDS encoding ABC transporter permease subunit, whose protein sequence is MGRGALTRLALLALGFILTLLLLAYVLYPQTRVWVLGLPALSRVFSSWANWEALWGSLALSLLTVAGSLLLGALLAWGVAVLQAPGHRWVSVLASLPLALPPFVGVVALYLLVGEGGWLGGYLRGTSAVWLVHVYALHAYAYLFTRARLEQADASWWEAAALLGAGPVRRFLRITAPVLWPAWRRAALLVFLLSMSSFTAPLLFAPDQRFLTTQVYYYKLNGDLSAASALSVVLALVGLCVFLLLERFALSSRAASKGSPRPLRYRPRKGIRMLWAVFFGAYAFFVLAPLFVLAALSCIENPAQWLAGLSPRWTLEHYRRLFAEPETLRPLWSSFEMAGLSVAAVVPLGLGVAYLARRLRAGRLLLGLALLPYALPGTVVGINLLAAFSAPSPLALGGVLVGTFWILPLTYCVRTLPLGVQAAASGLEALDERLLEAARLLGARGSYLARRLVVPLLAPALLGGALLIFMQAATEFVASVLLYTHANRPVSVEIFSYLRLFDLGAAAAYSVLLVLVLGLLSLLFRQPSRWMGGWG, encoded by the coding sequence GTGGGACGGGGCGCGCTAACCCGGCTCGCCTTGCTGGCGTTGGGATTCATCCTGACGCTGCTGTTGCTGGCTTACGTCCTGTATCCGCAAACGCGCGTTTGGGTCCTTGGGCTTCCGGCTCTTAGCCGGGTTTTCTCCTCTTGGGCGAACTGGGAGGCCCTGTGGGGTTCGCTTGCGCTCTCCCTGCTCACCGTGGCTGGATCCCTGCTCTTGGGCGCCCTTCTGGCCTGGGGTGTTGCGGTGCTGCAAGCCCCAGGGCATCGCTGGGTCTCTGTGCTCGCCTCTTTGCCCCTAGCCCTGCCCCCATTTGTCGGTGTGGTCGCTTTGTACCTGCTTGTGGGAGAAGGGGGGTGGTTGGGCGGATACCTCAGGGGCACATCGGCGGTGTGGCTGGTGCACGTTTACGCCTTGCACGCGTACGCGTATCTGTTCACTCGGGCCCGTCTAGAGCAAGCGGATGCCTCCTGGTGGGAGGCGGCGGCCCTGCTGGGGGCCGGGCCGGTGCGGCGCTTTTTGCGGATTACCGCGCCCGTGCTGTGGCCCGCTTGGCGAAGGGCTGCGCTGCTTGTCTTCCTGCTTTCCATGTCCTCCTTTACCGCGCCGCTTCTATTCGCACCGGATCAGCGCTTTCTGACAACCCAAGTCTACTACTATAAACTCAACGGGGATCTGAGCGCCGCCTCGGCCCTATCGGTCGTATTGGCCTTGGTGGGGCTCTGCGTGTTCCTGCTTCTGGAACGGTTTGCGCTCTCAAGCCGGGCCGCCTCCAAAGGATCCCCCCGGCCCCTGAGATATCGCCCCAGAAAGGGGATCCGAATGTTGTGGGCGGTTTTTTTCGGAGCGTACGCGTTTTTCGTGCTTGCACCTTTGTTTGTGTTAGCGGCCTTATCCTGTATCGAAAACCCAGCGCAGTGGCTTGCGGGGTTGTCCCCTCGGTGGACGCTGGAACACTACCGGCGTCTGTTCGCGGAGCCGGAGACGCTCAGACCGCTTTGGTCTAGCTTCGAAATGGCCGGCCTAAGCGTGGCTGCCGTCGTTCCGCTGGGGCTGGGGGTGGCCTACTTGGCCCGTCGCCTCCGAGCCGGGCGGTTGCTTTTGGGTTTGGCCCTCTTGCCCTACGCTCTGCCCGGGACGGTAGTGGGCATCAACCTGCTTGCCGCCTTTTCCGCCCCGAGCCCCTTGGCGCTTGGAGGTGTGCTGGTGGGCACCTTCTGGATACTGCCCTTGACCTACTGCGTGCGTACCTTGCCGCTAGGCGTGCAGGCGGCCGCTTCGGGCCTGGAGGCGCTTGATGAGCGCCTCTTGGAGGCCGCTCGCTTGCTGGGCGCTCGCGGTTCGTATTTGGCGCGCCGTCTTGTGGTGCCCTTGCTCGCTCCGGCTCTTCTGGGAGGTGCGCTGCTCATCTTCATGCAAGCGGCCACGGAGTTTGTGGCCTCCGTTTTGCTTTACACGCACGCCAATCGGCCCGTAAGCGTAGAGATTTTCTCTTACCTGCGCCTGTTTGACCTTGGGGCCGCAGCCGCCTACAGCGTGCTGCTTGTGTTGGTTCTTGGCCTGCTGAGCCTGCTTTTTCGTCAACCAAGCCGATGGATGGGCGGCTGGGGCTAG
- the recJ gene encoding single-stranded-DNA-specific exonuclease RecJ: MLPFRWSLLEPEDPSVVERLVQWLNVSPALARSLALRGVQSFEQARRFFRPGQDGLFDPFLMRDMDRAARRLASAVRRSEPVLVYGDYDVDGTTATAMMYTFLKALGVPASYFVPSRYREGYGLSLAGIERAEALRARLIVALDCGITAHEEAREARRRGMELIICDHHEPGPVLPEAVAVLNPKRPDCPYPFKELTGCGVGFKLMQATLMELGLDPSWANEYLDLVAVSTASDIVPLLDENRILMRLGLEQLNAAPRPGLRALIERAGLRLGELTTQQIVYVIGPRINAAGRMGDAEVAVKLLIARSPQEAAPLAELLEGLNRQRRELDERTHEEALQLAEEELIARGYRGLVLHRPHWPLGVIGIVASRIVERFYRPTILLTTVEGVAKGSARSIDGYDLFAAIKACEGLLLQFGGHKYAAGMSLEPRNVPALRERFNAVVSETLDEALLVPELRIDAPLKLTDITPRFWKVLKQFAPYGPQNPPPLFVAEQVQVRSVPSIVGSGHLKFAVQQADGPVFEAIGFQMHEFFPIVRQAREGKPLAIVFSIEETQFNGITSLQLRLRDLRLQEKGKSLWDGAR; encoded by the coding sequence ATGCTGCCCTTCCGATGGAGCCTGCTTGAACCAGAGGACCCCTCCGTTGTTGAGCGCCTGGTGCAGTGGCTCAACGTAAGCCCCGCCCTGGCCCGAAGCCTGGCCCTGCGGGGGGTGCAAAGTTTCGAACAAGCGCGCCGCTTTTTCCGGCCTGGGCAAGATGGGCTCTTTGACCCCTTCTTGATGCGCGATATGGACCGCGCCGCACGCCGGCTGGCCAGCGCCGTGCGCCGATCGGAGCCCGTGCTCGTGTACGGCGATTACGACGTTGACGGCACCACGGCCACGGCCATGATGTACACGTTTCTGAAGGCTCTGGGCGTGCCCGCTTCCTATTTCGTGCCGAGTCGGTATCGCGAAGGCTACGGGCTTTCCTTAGCCGGCATAGAGCGCGCCGAGGCCCTGCGTGCCCGTCTGATCGTGGCCCTGGATTGCGGCATCACGGCACATGAGGAGGCGCGCGAGGCGCGCCGGCGGGGTATGGAATTGATCATCTGCGACCACCACGAGCCGGGTCCTGTCCTGCCTGAGGCAGTGGCCGTGCTGAATCCCAAGCGCCCGGACTGCCCGTATCCGTTCAAGGAGCTCACAGGCTGCGGGGTGGGCTTTAAGCTCATGCAGGCCACCCTCATGGAACTGGGCCTGGATCCCTCCTGGGCCAACGAGTACTTGGATCTGGTGGCCGTCTCCACGGCCTCCGACATCGTGCCTCTGCTGGACGAAAACCGCATTTTGATGCGCTTAGGCCTGGAACAGCTCAACGCAGCCCCGCGGCCGGGGCTGCGGGCTCTGATCGAGCGCGCCGGGCTGCGTCTGGGAGAGCTTACGACACAGCAGATCGTCTACGTGATCGGCCCCCGCATCAACGCTGCCGGTCGCATGGGCGATGCTGAGGTGGCGGTGAAACTTCTGATCGCGCGCTCTCCGCAAGAAGCCGCACCTCTGGCCGAGCTATTGGAGGGGCTCAATCGGCAGCGCCGCGAGCTGGATGAGCGCACGCACGAAGAGGCCCTCCAGCTAGCTGAAGAGGAGCTGATCGCACGCGGCTATCGAGGGCTTGTGCTCCATCGGCCGCATTGGCCGCTTGGCGTGATCGGGATCGTGGCCTCCCGGATCGTGGAACGCTTTTATAGACCCACAATTTTACTCACCACCGTCGAGGGGGTCGCAAAGGGATCGGCTCGCAGCATCGACGGCTATGATCTGTTCGCCGCTATTAAGGCCTGTGAGGGACTTTTGCTGCAGTTCGGGGGGCATAAATACGCCGCCGGCATGAGCTTGGAACCGCGCAACGTACCCGCCCTCCGGGAGCGCTTTAACGCCGTTGTTTCGGAAACCCTGGATGAGGCGCTGCTCGTGCCCGAGCTGCGCATCGATGCGCCCTTGAAGCTAACGGACATCACCCCACGATTCTGGAAGGTGCTCAAGCAGTTCGCCCCCTATGGTCCCCAGAACCCCCCTCCGCTCTTTGTGGCCGAGCAAGTTCAGGTGCGTTCCGTTCCCTCGATTGTGGGTTCGGGACATCTAAAATTCGCCGTTCAGCAGGCTGATGGTCCGGTTTTTGAGGCAATCGGCTTTCAGATGCATGAGTTTTTCCCAATCGTGCGCCAAGCCCGAGAGGGTAAACCGCTGGCGATTGTCTTCTCCATAGAGGAAACTCAGTTCAACGGGATCACAAGCCTCCAACTGCGGCTGCGCGATCTCCGGCTGCAGGAGAAAGGGAAGAGCCTGTGGGACGGGGCGCGCTAA
- a CDS encoding class I SAM-dependent methyltransferase: protein MRYEPLKDRLAEWLQRRPWLGGLFYIALELLFLRNWHLRRALRSLRARIPPEQALWVLDAGTGFGLYVRRVLRLWPQARILALDLNERYLRSARRLLERNAARGRALWVVADLSRFALPSACLDLILCVDVLEHIPDDEAALRTMAAMLRPGGRLLISTPSDQGGSGVERPGQEGFIAEHARQGYNLAELCERLRNLGLRIEVARYTYGLPGQWAWRLLIRWPLPHWERPWNWFWLLPYYALALPIGLLLHWFDARLRHERGTGLLVLACSP, encoded by the coding sequence ATGCGCTACGAGCCCCTCAAAGATCGCTTAGCCGAGTGGCTGCAGCGCAGGCCCTGGCTGGGGGGGCTGTTTTACATCGCGCTTGAGCTTTTGTTTTTGCGCAACTGGCACCTGCGGCGGGCTCTGCGCTCTTTACGCGCGCGCATCCCTCCGGAGCAGGCCCTATGGGTGTTGGATGCCGGAACGGGCTTTGGCCTTTATGTTCGACGCGTGCTTCGGCTCTGGCCCCAGGCGCGCATCTTGGCTCTGGATCTCAACGAGCGCTATTTGCGCAGCGCCCGGCGCCTGTTGGAGCGCAACGCGGCTCGGGGGCGCGCCCTTTGGGTCGTGGCCGACCTGAGCCGTTTTGCGCTCCCCTCGGCTTGCTTGGATCTCATCTTGTGCGTGGATGTGCTGGAGCACATCCCCGATGATGAGGCTGCCCTGCGGACGATGGCGGCCATGTTGCGCCCTGGAGGGCGGTTGCTAATCAGTACGCCTTCGGATCAAGGGGGATCCGGAGTAGAAAGACCCGGACAGGAGGGTTTTATCGCCGAACATGCGCGTCAGGGCTACAACTTGGCCGAGCTATGCGAGCGTCTGCGCAATCTGGGCCTACGGATCGAGGTAGCCCGCTATACCTACGGCTTGCCGGGGCAATGGGCGTGGCGACTGCTCATTCGGTGGCCCCTTCCGCATTGGGAGCGTCCCTGGAATTGGTTTTGGCTGCTCCCCTACTACGCGCTCGCGCTACCCATCGGGTTGCTATTGCATTGGTTCGATGCGCGTCTTCGCCACGAACGCGGTACTGGGCTTCTTGTGCTCGCTTGCAGTCCCTAG
- a CDS encoding HAD family hydrolase yields MNRAVFLDRDGTLNVERHYVCRWEDFAWIRGAPEAIRRLNEANFRVIVLTNQAAVAHGLCTEADVMQLHARMQLDLARYGAHIDAFYYCPFHPDAAVAAYRRHSAWRKPGLGMFERAMRDWRIDPRLSFVVGDKNTDIEPGRALGMTTLLVLTGYGAEEAAHTGAHYVVSDVAEAVDQILALCATSPSKIA; encoded by the coding sequence GTGAACCGGGCGGTGTTTTTGGATCGAGACGGCACCCTGAACGTCGAGCGACACTACGTCTGCCGCTGGGAGGATTTCGCTTGGATTCGAGGTGCGCCCGAGGCCATCCGCCGCCTCAACGAGGCGAATTTTCGCGTGATCGTGCTCACCAACCAGGCGGCCGTGGCACACGGCCTATGCACGGAGGCGGACGTCATGCAGTTGCATGCCCGCATGCAGCTGGATCTGGCCCGCTACGGAGCCCACATTGACGCCTTCTACTACTGCCCTTTTCATCCGGATGCGGCGGTTGCGGCGTATCGGCGTCATAGCGCTTGGCGCAAGCCCGGCTTGGGCATGTTTGAGCGGGCTATGCGGGATTGGCGCATCGATCCGCGTCTTTCGTTCGTCGTCGGGGACAAAAACACGGACATCGAGCCCGGCCGCGCTCTGGGTATGACCACGCTGCTTGTGCTCACCGGCTACGGCGCCGAAGAGGCCGCCCATACGGGTGCCCATTACGTCGTATCGGACGTAGCCGAGGCCGTCGATCAGATTCTCGCCCTATGCGCTACGAGCCCCTCAAAGATCGCTTAG
- a CDS encoding D-sedoheptulose 7-phosphate isomerase — MDATGIAHYVDWIEGQLLEARRVQEAIRELTPTLVEIALRMVRVFREGGRVYLFGNGGSAADAQHWAAELSGRFYFNRPALPAIALTTNTSQLTAIGNDFGYEWVFARPLAGLLERRDMVIGISTSGSSPNVIRAFEVARSVGAVTVGFTGATGGELRALCDYLVAIPSMDVARIQEGHELCGHLICAIVERELFGKEVP, encoded by the coding sequence ATGGACGCGACAGGGATAGCCCATTACGTGGACTGGATCGAAGGACAGCTGCTTGAGGCGCGTCGGGTGCAGGAGGCGATTCGGGAGCTTACGCCCACCTTGGTCGAGATCGCCCTGCGCATGGTGCGTGTTTTCCGGGAAGGAGGGCGCGTCTATCTGTTCGGCAACGGGGGCAGCGCAGCCGACGCCCAACATTGGGCCGCTGAGCTATCGGGTCGTTTTTATTTCAATCGCCCCGCGCTGCCGGCGATCGCGCTCACCACGAACACGTCGCAGCTTACCGCGATCGGCAACGATTTCGGCTACGAATGGGTCTTCGCCCGCCCTCTGGCCGGACTGCTTGAGCGGCGGGATATGGTGATCGGCATTTCCACAAGCGGCAGCTCTCCAAACGTAATCCGAGCCTTCGAGGTGGCCCGCTCCGTCGGGGCTGTGACCGTGGGCTTTACGGGGGCCACAGGAGGGGAGCTTCGGGCCTTGTGCGACTATCTTGTGGCCATTCCCTCCATGGACGTGGCCCGCATCCAGGAGGGCCATGAGCTTTGCGGGCATCTGATCTGCGCCATTGTAGAACGCGAGCTCTTTGGTAAGGAGGTCCCGTGA